The following coding sequences lie in one Chelmon rostratus isolate fCheRos1 chromosome 2, fCheRos1.pri, whole genome shotgun sequence genomic window:
- the odad1 gene encoding coiled-coil domain-containing protein 114 isoform X2 produces MPRGRSATSAHSDSSELDADGTESEIAKLQRQFRIMEGDRQAYNLQAREQIRKQQQEIEKLLKEQDELHRNLGACKSFSRQHQDSQDTQNLRGLLEQRDMLEEELEKEKQCQKQIEKEITNIQLKLAELRKGEVSTSVTHRSEVRRTQKAIRTLEYKLDRALTCFNEQLTKNSHLREELQTLHIERVRFQQLQNRLDKELHDVRKKIGEIVNLSTAAYNARVEAQSKMTMMREKAVKDLAQYNGEMKELERVITHECTLKEFMTTKCSERSGQDDGHEMGHRQFSELKEQRRMDSGEEPLDALEEVFERIQTVTGEDNLDMLVIRFIQVEDRNFALFNFVNEQNNEAEALRDQISQIQAEIEQFRVAGLQQEQDHHSLLTEIDKRQKESESQAEDYEKQASNISKILDEVKTGMNSIFSKMECDRSVVEDILGSSTGISENNIISYLGLVEQKTNKLLTIQAFLNSKDLEKDYNPKDLPKFLLGQNPELLQQNINIQSVINSVDYDGEESPVTDEEERPLSQEELRKRIMKGVLQKDSSVRHASTKASKISQQLDGRRRSLEGALI; encoded by the exons ATGCCTCGAGGAAGATCGGCCACAAGTGCCCACTCAGACAGCAGTGAGCTGGATGCTGATGGTACAG AATCAGAGATAGCCAAACTGCAGAGACAGTTCAGGATCATGGAAGGAGATCGGCAGGCCTACAACCTTCAGGCCCGGGAGCAGATCCGCAAACAACA GCAGGAGATAgagaagctgctgaaggagcAGGACGAGCTGCATCGAAACCTCGGTGCCTGTAAGAGCTTTTCACGGCAGCACCAGGACAGTCAGGACACCCAGAATCTTCGTGGTCTGCTAGAGCAGAGAGACATGctagaggaggagctggagaaagagaagcagtGTCAAAAGCAGATAGAGAAAGAG ATCACAAACATCCAGTTGAAGCTGGCAGAGCTGAGAAAAGGGGAGGTCAGTACCAGTGTTACACATAGGTCTGAGGTACGGCGGACTCAGAAGGCCATACGCACTTTGGAATACAAACTGGACAGA GCCTTGACTTGCTTCAATGAGCAACTGACCAAAAACAGCCACCTGAGAGAGGAGTTGCAGACTCTTCATATTGAGCGTGTCCGTTTCCAGCAACTACAAAACAGGCTGgacaag GAACTGCACGATGTCCGCAAGAAGATCGGGGAAATTGTCAACCTGTCCACTGCAGCTTACAATGCCAG GGTGGAAGCTCAGTCCAAGATGACCATGATGAGGGAGAAGGCAGTGAAGGACCTTGCCCAGTACAATGGCGAGATGAAGGAACTGGAAAGGGTTATTACACATGAGTGTACCCTGAAAGAGTTCATGACCACCAAGTGCAGCGAGAGGAGCGGGCAGGATGATGGCCATGAGATGGGACACAGGCAGT TCTCAGagctgaaggagcagaggaggatggaCTCTGGGGAAGAGCCTCTGGATGCTCTTGAGGAGGTGTTTGAGAGGATCCAGACTGTAACAGGGGAGGACAACCTGGACATGCTGGTCATCAGGTTCATCCAGG TTGAAGACCGGAACTTTGCTCTCTTCAATTTTGTAAATGAGCAAAACAATGAGGCCGAGGCACTGCGGGATCAGATCAGCCAG ATACAAGCAGAGATTGAGCAGTTTCGAGTAGCAGGTTTGCAACAGGAGCAGGATCATCACTCTTTGCTGACAGAGATTGATAAGCGACAAAAGGAAAGCGAGTCCCAAGCTGAAGACTATGAAAAACAAGCCAGCAACATAAGCAAAATCCTGGATGAGGTTAAAACAG GAATGAACAGCATCTTCTCTAAAATGGAGTGCGACCGCTCTGTGGTAGAGGATATACTGGGCTCCTCTACAGGGATCAGCGAGAACAACATCATATCCTATCTGGGTCTGGTGGAACAGAAGACCAACAAGCTGCTCACCATACAAGCTTTCCTCAATTCTAAA GATCTGGAAAAGGACTACAATCCAAAAGACCTGCCTAAATTTCTTTTAGGTCAAAATCCAGAACTGCTTCAGCAGAATATCAACATCCAATCTGTAATCAACAG TGTGGATTATGATGGAGAAGAGTCTCCTGTCACTGACGAGGAAGAACGGCCACTTTCGCAAGAGGAACTTCGCAAAAGAATAATGAAaggg GTTCTGCAGAAAGACAGCTCTGTCCGGCACGCATCAACCAAAGCCTCAAAGATCAGCCAGCAGCTTGATGGCAGACGGCGCTCCCTGGAAGGTGCACTGATCTGA
- the odad1 gene encoding coiled-coil domain-containing protein 114 isoform X1 has protein sequence MPRGRSATSAHSDSSELDADGTAESEIAKLQRQFRIMEGDRQAYNLQAREQIRKQQQEIEKLLKEQDELHRNLGACKSFSRQHQDSQDTQNLRGLLEQRDMLEEELEKEKQCQKQIEKEITNIQLKLAELRKGEVSTSVTHRSEVRRTQKAIRTLEYKLDRALTCFNEQLTKNSHLREELQTLHIERVRFQQLQNRLDKELHDVRKKIGEIVNLSTAAYNARVEAQSKMTMMREKAVKDLAQYNGEMKELERVITHECTLKEFMTTKCSERSGQDDGHEMGHRQFSELKEQRRMDSGEEPLDALEEVFERIQTVTGEDNLDMLVIRFIQVEDRNFALFNFVNEQNNEAEALRDQISQIQAEIEQFRVAGLQQEQDHHSLLTEIDKRQKESESQAEDYEKQASNISKILDEVKTGMNSIFSKMECDRSVVEDILGSSTGISENNIISYLGLVEQKTNKLLTIQAFLNSKDLEKDYNPKDLPKFLLGQNPELLQQNINIQSVINSVDYDGEESPVTDEEERPLSQEELRKRIMKGVLQKDSSVRHASTKASKISQQLDGRRRSLEGALI, from the exons ATGCCTCGAGGAAGATCGGCCACAAGTGCCCACTCAGACAGCAGTGAGCTGGATGCTGATGGTACAG CAGAATCAGAGATAGCCAAACTGCAGAGACAGTTCAGGATCATGGAAGGAGATCGGCAGGCCTACAACCTTCAGGCCCGGGAGCAGATCCGCAAACAACA GCAGGAGATAgagaagctgctgaaggagcAGGACGAGCTGCATCGAAACCTCGGTGCCTGTAAGAGCTTTTCACGGCAGCACCAGGACAGTCAGGACACCCAGAATCTTCGTGGTCTGCTAGAGCAGAGAGACATGctagaggaggagctggagaaagagaagcagtGTCAAAAGCAGATAGAGAAAGAG ATCACAAACATCCAGTTGAAGCTGGCAGAGCTGAGAAAAGGGGAGGTCAGTACCAGTGTTACACATAGGTCTGAGGTACGGCGGACTCAGAAGGCCATACGCACTTTGGAATACAAACTGGACAGA GCCTTGACTTGCTTCAATGAGCAACTGACCAAAAACAGCCACCTGAGAGAGGAGTTGCAGACTCTTCATATTGAGCGTGTCCGTTTCCAGCAACTACAAAACAGGCTGgacaag GAACTGCACGATGTCCGCAAGAAGATCGGGGAAATTGTCAACCTGTCCACTGCAGCTTACAATGCCAG GGTGGAAGCTCAGTCCAAGATGACCATGATGAGGGAGAAGGCAGTGAAGGACCTTGCCCAGTACAATGGCGAGATGAAGGAACTGGAAAGGGTTATTACACATGAGTGTACCCTGAAAGAGTTCATGACCACCAAGTGCAGCGAGAGGAGCGGGCAGGATGATGGCCATGAGATGGGACACAGGCAGT TCTCAGagctgaaggagcagaggaggatggaCTCTGGGGAAGAGCCTCTGGATGCTCTTGAGGAGGTGTTTGAGAGGATCCAGACTGTAACAGGGGAGGACAACCTGGACATGCTGGTCATCAGGTTCATCCAGG TTGAAGACCGGAACTTTGCTCTCTTCAATTTTGTAAATGAGCAAAACAATGAGGCCGAGGCACTGCGGGATCAGATCAGCCAG ATACAAGCAGAGATTGAGCAGTTTCGAGTAGCAGGTTTGCAACAGGAGCAGGATCATCACTCTTTGCTGACAGAGATTGATAAGCGACAAAAGGAAAGCGAGTCCCAAGCTGAAGACTATGAAAAACAAGCCAGCAACATAAGCAAAATCCTGGATGAGGTTAAAACAG GAATGAACAGCATCTTCTCTAAAATGGAGTGCGACCGCTCTGTGGTAGAGGATATACTGGGCTCCTCTACAGGGATCAGCGAGAACAACATCATATCCTATCTGGGTCTGGTGGAACAGAAGACCAACAAGCTGCTCACCATACAAGCTTTCCTCAATTCTAAA GATCTGGAAAAGGACTACAATCCAAAAGACCTGCCTAAATTTCTTTTAGGTCAAAATCCAGAACTGCTTCAGCAGAATATCAACATCCAATCTGTAATCAACAG TGTGGATTATGATGGAGAAGAGTCTCCTGTCACTGACGAGGAAGAACGGCCACTTTCGCAAGAGGAACTTCGCAAAAGAATAATGAAaggg GTTCTGCAGAAAGACAGCTCTGTCCGGCACGCATCAACCAAAGCCTCAAAGATCAGCCAGCAGCTTGATGGCAGACGGCGCTCCCTGGAAGGTGCACTGATCTGA
- the LOC121620584 gene encoding taste receptor type 1 member 3 — translation MAVPVILLVLCWPFRLSCSASTPGWFHNISTNLFNLSGDVTLGGLFPINQLTSNLSQRREPDNISCESINERGLGLALVMKYAVDEINAKQILLPGVKLGYEIYDTCTQSAVVVKPAISFLTAKSNRVLTAQCNYTNYETSISAVIGPYTSEMVSVIGKLLGFFLVPQISFGATSDKFSDKLLYPSFFRTVPSDKWQVEVIVLLLLEFKWNWVVVVGSEEEYGQRGVQEFSKLAENKSVCVAYQGLIPVYTDPEPAVKTIIDNINETNVGVVVVFSLPEQAEVFFREVIRRNVTGVWIATTSWAIHNAVTSLPNIEKIGTVIAFTDNLQTLSQLTAYTEELFIKLSEERANKSPPAATSDSPCPQCWNLSPANISLVTDPAVQRTAFSVYAAVYSVAQALHNLLGCNSTACKMGPETKIYPWKLLEVLKNTSVDINGTHFIYDSNGNPNIGYNLVQWVWKDSNLEFTNVGNFFETLVINKSLFQWHTENSEVPVSTCSADCKTGQVRRVKGFHSCCFDCIDCLPGTYQKNKEDIQCSKCPEGQWSVIRSTVCTNPTFDILSWDTPEALEMMLAGVLLLVCQGSVGVVFLMHRGTLLVKASGGALSFVALVSLMGACTSLLLFLGEPGNVVCRLQLPLTSIFQTVALSIITSISLQIVYVSEFPKMAASHLHVLRGPGSWLFLLVCCAVQAGICGWFVQEGPSLSEHMATMKINFVRAFLSCPVLPLSGFALMQGFNGAMALISFMCTFMAVKPLHQYNLARDITFSSLIYCVIWVTFIPIYIGLDDKYRSIVHICFVLISNFGLVAAYYFPKCYLLLRRPELNTADHFCTFLEGVPPTPAQKEPETQTESEQ, via the exons ATGGCTGTACCTGTCATTCTGCTGGTTCTGTGCTGGCCATTCAGACTGAGCTGCAGTGCGAGTACACCTGGATGGTTCCACAATATTTCCACCAATCTCTTCAATTTGTCTGGGGATGTTACGCTCGGAGGGCTCTTTCCCATTAACCAGCTCACCAGCAACCTCAGCCAGAGGAGGGAGCCTGACAACATCAGCTGTGAAAG TATAAATGAGCGTGGACTTGGCCTCGCTCTCGTTATGAAATATGCAGTGGATGAGatcaatgcaaaacaaattCTGCTCCCAGGCGTCAAGTTGGGTTATGAAATCtatgacacatgcacacaatctGCAGTCGTTGTGAAGCCTGCCATCTCCTTTCTCACTGCAAAATCAAACAGAGTGCTAACTGCGCAGTGTAATTACACCAACTATGAAACCAGCATATCAGCCGTGATTGGTCCGTATACCTCGGAAATGGTGTCAGTCATAGGAAAACTCCTGGGATTCTTTCTGGTGCCACAG ATTAGCTTCGGTGCCACCAGCGACAAATTCAGTGACAAACTTCTCTACCCGTCATTCTTCCGTACGGTGCCCAGTGACAAATGGCAGGTGGAAGTCATCGTGCTTCTGCTGTTGGAGTTTAAATGGAactgggtggtggtggtgggcagTGAAGAGGAGTATGGTCAACGAGGCGTGCAGGAATTCTCCAAATTAGCAGAAAAtaagtctgtctgtgtggccTACCAGGGGCTGATCCCAGTCTACACTGACCCCGAACCAGCGGTCAAAACCATCATCGACAATATCAACGAAACCAACGTCGGAGTGGTGGTGGTCTTTTCTCTCCCAGAGCAAGCTGAGGTCTTTTTTAGAGAG GTCATCAGGAGGAATGTAACAGGCGTGTGGATAGCCACCACCAGCTGGGCAATCCATAACGCAGTGACTTCTCTCCCCAATATTGAAAAAATCGGAACAGTCATTGCCTTCACTGATAATTTGCAGACCCTGAGTCAGCTCACCGCCTACACAGAGGAGCTCTTCATTAAACTGAGCGAGGAGAGGGCAAATAAGTCCCCCCCAGCGGCCACTTCTGACAGTCCCTGCCCACAATGCTGGAACTTGTCACCTGCTAATATCAGCTTGGTGACAGACCCTGCAGTGCAGCGCACAGCCTTCAGTGTGTATGCTGCCGTCTACAGTGTGGCACAGGCACTGCATAACCTGCTGGGATGCAATTCAACTGCCTGTAAGATGGGACCTGAAACCAAAATCTACCCATGGAag CTGTTGGAGGTTTTAAAGAATACATCTGTAGACATAAATGGCACACATTTCATATATGACAGTAATGGCAACCCAAACATAGGATACAATTTGGTTCAGTGGGTCTGGAAAGACTCTAATTTAGAATTCACGAATGTTGGAAACTTTTTTGAAACATTGGTGATCAACAAGTCCCTCTTCCAATGGCACACTGAAAACTCAGAG GTCCCCGTGTCCACCTGCTCAGCAGATTGTAAGACAGGCCAGGTCCGCCGAGTCAAAGGTTTCCACTCCTGCTGTTTCGATTGTATTGACTGTTTGCCAGGCACCTACCAGAAAAATAAAG AGGACATTCAGTGCAGTAAGTGCCCTGAGGGTCAATGGTCTGTGATCCGCAGCACTGTTTGCACTAATCCCacctttgacattttgtcatgGGACACACCTGAAGCTCTGGAAATGATGCTGGCcggggtgctgctgctggtatgTCAGGGGTCAGTGGGTGTTGTGTTCCTGATGCACCGGGGGACCCTTTTGGTAAAGGCCTCAGGGGGAGCCCTGAGTTTTGTGGCTCTGGTAAGTCTGATGGGAGCTTGCACCAGCCTGCTGCTCTTCCTGGGGGAGCCAGGGAACGTGGTGTGTCGTCTTCAGCTGCCCCTCACCTCCATTTTCCAAACAGTGGCCCTCTCCATTATCACATCCATCTCACTACAG ATAGTCTATGTGTCAGAGTTCCCAAAGATGGCCGCCTCTCACCTGCATGTATTAAGAGGCCCTGGAAGCTGGCTGTTTCTGCTcgtctgctgtgctgtgcaggcTGGTATCTGTGGCTGGTTTGTTCAAGAAGGGCCCTCGCTGTCTGAACACATGGCaactatgaaaataaacttTGTGAGAGCATTTCTGTCATGTCCAGTGTTACCCTTGTCCGGATTTGCTTTAATGCAAGGTTTCAACGGCGCAATGGCCCTCATATCATTCATGTGCACCTTCATGGCAGTAAAGCCTCTTCATCAGTACAACCTTGCGAGGGACATCACCTTTTCCTCGCTGATCTACTGTGTGATTTGGGTGACCTTTATTCCGATCTACATAGGCTTGGATGACAAGTACAGGTCTATTGTCCACATTTGCTTTGTGCTGATAAGCAACTTCGGACTGGTGGCAGCCTACTACTTCCCAAAATGCTACTTGCTGTTGAGAAGACCTGAGCTCAATACAGCAGACCACTTCTGTACCTTCCTAGAGGGGGTCCCACCAACACCAGCTCAGAAAGAACCAGAGACACAGACCGAATCAGAGCAATAA